From the Corvus cornix cornix isolate S_Up_H32 chromosome 1A, ASM73873v5, whole genome shotgun sequence genome, the window CAagaagcagagctgcaaaggCAGTATTGCACTCTGTGGCATTTCCCCTCCATGTGTTTGTAAAGCATGCTGGGGGAAGGAATCGCAAGCAGATATCAGTGTTAAAGCTGAGGGCTCAAAGGGCGCGTGGGCAGGAGCGCAAGGCTGCTCTGGgggtgctgagctctgtgtgtgcaagCAGAGGAGACAGAGATATTTGTGGCCCACAGCCTCGTGGCTGAAGTTTGCAGGTTCCTTCACCACCTGCCAGACAGGCTTTGAAGATGGCCAACAAAACTCTTCAGGTATAAAATGTGCCTGCACATACGTGCGTCTAAATGAATGTGCACGCTCATACACACAAATCCAGGAACTCTGGGAGAAACAAGACTGACTGTGTCTTTTATAAAACCTTTGTCCAGCTGCTAATGCTGTGGCCAGACTGTCCCAAAGGCTGCTGTGGTTTCTCATTCCCACAGGTGTTTGCCAAATCCAGTGTGCTCTGACTGCTTGCACTGTGCTCTTTGCTGTGCTTCTGGGTGGATTTTTTCAGCTTCAGTCCTTGAAGTGTCCCTTTTAAGGGACACAGAAGAATTAATTCCTTTTGCTCAAGTGATGCAAAAGCAGTTAAACATGATGCAGAACTGGGGCTGGAATCCTTAGGTCTGTTTTATTCTCAGGGACTTTTTATTTGGGCCTGCATCCTTAAGACATTATGCAATAAAGAGGTAGAGAATGATGGTatgaaaggataaaataaatgttcagcTATTTTCCCATGGTTTGGAAGTAGAAGCACCTTTAATATTAATAGAAAACCAGAATTTGTATCTCTTGTGCATAAAAACTAGGGGATTTAACTTAGAATAATCTGGATTTTTGATAGCTAGTCATCTGTCTGACAAAATATTCTGTCTGATTTCTGTTCATGATTTTTCAGGGAGTTTGTTATAATCGGTTGCACTACTTCtacagtttttcctttgctgctctcAAATTCATAATTCGCACCACTGAATTGGTAAATAGCATTTTCTGCTAAGTGGTCAGATGCAATTGTTCACTGACTGAACAATTTGGGATTCTTCTATGTACTCAGCACTTATGTGCACACACATTCATGAacatagacacacacacacacgcacatatACTCAAATGAATTTACAATTTACTATAAAAAAATAGAGTCACAGTGCTAAATTCAGCACCAGGTATGTTTTAATGCACCTTCCTCCCTCACCTCAGGAGGATTCTGAAACATGGGTTTAGATGACCTACGTTCAAGTGGTAGAACCAGGAAAAATGTGtcattattaaattaaataggGCCTTTGTCTTGCCTTGGATTCCACTGAGGACAAATAcatgtttctttcaaaaaaaaaacaagcagcagaagcaaagtCATGTGCAAATAATGAAAGAATCATTGCAGACTGTTTGGGAGGACAGCTCCAGGAAGCAGGGAATACGTTCACAGGCATTGTTTGCTGCTGGTCTTCACAATGCCCTTTGTCTTCTGCAAATGTTATTGCAATTGAACACTGGCTCAGCCAAATGAAGTGAATCAGAGAGTACTTATTTAGGAGAACATTTGGAATGAATAATATGTGGCATAATTTCTGAAGGTTGACAGTTAGGAAACCTCTTCCTTTTACAAAGGGCCTTCATCTCTGTGTAATATTCACTTATTGGCCAGCCAAAACATGAACTTGTTTCCCCAGCTAGGAAAGCAGCACTCTCCAGCACTTACACATCAGCATGTGAGCATAAGCACAGTATATTTATGAATTGTTTATAGGAAACCCACAGGATGAATCAAGGGTTTGCCTGAAACAAGGGTCTGCCTGGGTGTACACCAGACTCCTTTCTTTGCCTGTCACAGAACCTGCCTCCAAGCCAGCCCAAAAATCGAATTCTCAGGGCTGACGACGTTTTTCACCCTTAACATGGAACTAGAAAGCGGATTCCACAAGAGGGagccagaaaacaaagaatctTTCATGAAGCAGGCTATTAAACTCTTTACAGAATAAAGTGGTGGACGTGCTACCTTGTGTCCATTATCAACCAGCGCAGGcggctgagctgctgctcctctcccactATGATGGCTGTTTGTTGTGTGGGAACATCAGGTCGTTCTTCAGGGCTTTGTAAAGATTGACAAAGGATTCAGCCCAAGTGTCTTTCTGGTGGCCCTGAGACTGAGCAGCTCTGTAGGCCGTGTAGACCATGGTCAGCACTGTCCTTTCAAAGTCTTCTTTCTTGAGGACCCTTGGGTAGGAAGCCAGCCTGCTGCTCAGCCTGCGGATCTCTGTGATGCTCTTGGGGATAATCTCATTGCAGACGGTGTCAAACTCAGCAGCCTTCCTCAGGGAAGCCAGCTCCTCATCTTTGATGGAGATCCTCTGACCTTTGTCAATGTCAAGCTCAGCTAAAAGAAACTGGTACAAAATCAGAATACAgaaagctatttattttctccaagCGACTCTAGACAGAGTAAATGTGAATTAACAACATGGCCTTGGGTCTTTAATTTTTGTCAAATGGAGACAATTGCACTGTCTGGAAGTGGGGAAGACCAGAAAGTTTCTGTGTGAGCATTGGACTCCTGTGTTACCTGCCTGGGAAAACTAGAGACAGGctaaggggaaaggaaagagtaaaaggaaaaagcaggcaGTCTTCTGTTGTCCAAAACTGGcatgggctgctgctggtgccacaTGGGGATTAGAGAGGTGGAGAcagaagcacagctgggaaaggctgttTACGCTGCCAGGGATAGCCAAGGTCTGAATGAGCACAGCAGTGACTTCCAAGCACATGTCCCCTGTTTGGACATCCAATCCTAGTTTCTAAAAATGTGGGCTAGATAGATTTGACCCCTACACCTTGTTCAGTCAGGCCACTTTCCCTTACTAACCGTATGACCAGAATGTGATTTACAGATTGCTGTGCTGTGAAAGAAGGGACATGGATTGCTCTGAAGAGAAACAGTCATGCCCTTGGGATTACTTTGCAATACTTGTGGCTTTAATAATTGTGGACTGAGACACAGACCAAAGAATCTACATGCATTGTGTTGTTTATATGCAACTGTTCTGTGAGAAAGTTGCTTTCAGTGGAAAGCCTTTCACTCTGGTTTTCACTTTGCTCAAAGATCTGAGTTTGTCATACATGTATATATCTACATATAGATGTTCCCATTCTGGTGGACTATCACACAGGCATGGGTTTACTGCTGGCATGACTAAAAGTGACATGAAGCCAGATAATGAATAACCCACCCCAGTATGGACAGTACCCCCAGTCTTGGTTAAGGCTTAAAGTGCATATACTGAACCTCATAAAGCAGGACCACATCTTCCAGCGAGTTCTGTAACACTGGGTTgaggaaagcagctgaagaCCTCTTGAATCgctgagcagctgggaaaagcatAGCTGGAAAACAATCATGGGAAAAGAGAGGTTCTATAAGGTTCCGAACACTGACAAGAAGAAGCACTTTTCAATAGTAGAGTCAAGTAAAAACCTGAGTTGCAAAGACTTACTGTACAGTACGACATTTtgctgtaaataaaatgtgtgGCAGGGACTGCTTTGACCCTGATCTACCAGAGTTAACTGTTTGTCCCAGATCCATAGGGTGCCTAACACAGAGTGCTTTGCTATCCAAGCCTGAGGCTCTGAGTTGCAGCCTCAGAGGTGAAAGGAATTGGATAATTGCAGCATCAACATTGTCTGAAATACATGTGCTTTTCCTGGATCAAAAAGGGGAAATCAATACTGACATTCAATAAAACCTACTTTTTTCAGTCCATTCTTCTACTGTCATGCTTCTGAGACTCTGCATTTCTCCTGGTTTCAGTTGTCTAAATGTTGATCTCCCCTTATTTATTAGAGACAGATCCACCAGAGAGTAATCAGCTCATCTGTCCCAGGCATTTACACTTGGAAAGAGTGACTCACCCAGATGTCTGTGTCTCTTCACTGAGCCTGTTACCAGCTTAGACAAGACAGCTACATCCAGTGAGGTGAATCCCAGCTTACTGTGCCTTTAATACTTTGCAGTGtaataactggaaaaaacagagcCTGCTATGATCAGGTATTGGCTCACCACTGTGAAGTGCACTACAGACTTTGTGTCAgggaaatgagacagaaaacatATGTACAGTCCCTGAACTTAGCACCCCAGTGGAGTAGAGCATTTGTGGAATCAGTGACCTGGACAGTCCGGAGTATAGAAAACATCTGATGCTGCTTTAGAGAAGACCTAAATGCTTTGAGTTATTAACCAAGTTACTAACCATCCATGTACTTTTCAAAGGTCTAAATTActttcagagcagaaaggaaaaattctgttttgtgttttagttgtatattattatttgtatattATTTAGATTTTGATGTTTGGGTAATCATAATTTGAATTTgttggattttatttcaaatatttaggAATAGGAAGagctgttttttttaatctgtgcttATGTGACTATTGGTATGTTTCCAGTAAACTTCATTTCTCAACTTTAGCTCTGTTTACCAATAGATAAACTTGGAAACCAgtctaagaaaaaaaggaaacaaatgccCCACATTTTGAAAGACATTATGATTCCCCTGtcaaaattaagattttttagAATTATGAGTAATATCTAATAGAACATGAAGCTAACTTTGAATTTCTGAAAAGTTTCATCCCACCCTTCCTCtaccagaatttttttcccatgaagcATTTTTACTAAATCCATTTTGTCTAGTTTTGCCAAAGTTCTTGTGATGGACTTTGCATGCTGCCTGTAAAAAACCTGAACATCATTTAAAGCTCTCTCTTCtgggcattaaaaaaaaaagctggagcaactgtaattattttatggaaaagTTTTCCCTACTCTCTGACTACATGGTTCGTCAGACAATTTGCCTCTTTGGTTACCCAAGCAGATCATAAATATGCAGTTTCTTCCAGGCTCTGTACCCTAAATGCAGCCCTGTTTGCTGCACCATTGGCAACTGTTGGCTTTGTTATAGTTCGGCTTGTTAATGATATTTAAATTCTAGTAAATCAAGAAGAGAGAAACCAGACCCTCAGGACCTTTATTATCCAGCATATGGAAATGAATCAGGATAATGCTAGGTATGAAGCAATTCATACTTGACACAACAAAGGGTATTTTGGCCTTAAATTAGCTAAGGAAtaggtaaaatattttgttgaattGCAGTAAACCTACTGGAGATAGATACAGTAGATAGCATGAGTATGGCATTTTGATAAGATACCTCCAGAGCTGGCTGCCTCTTATCCCACCCATGTGAGTTTAGATCAAGATGTTTAAAATGACGGGATAGTGCTTTCTGGGTGTGTGACTAAAAGCCTAAAGGAGGGAATGCACTGAGGCAAAGAACAGAGATGTTGAAAAGGGTTTGGTCTCTGCAGCagccttcccccagcccagcaccatgCCTTTAGCATCTGAGCAGCTTGCCTGgcccagcagaggaggagggagttTGGGAGAGATCCCAAGCTGCCTGCAGGGTCTGCTGTGGGAGAGTGTTTGCCTGGCTGACCACTGGCATTGGAGCTGtgcctgtctgctgctgctgctccatccctgatGTTTCCCTCTCTTGCTCAGAGCTTTGCTGAGGCACACTGGAGCTACTCCATTTTTTGCTCTTGACAATTCCAGAATGCAATTGAGTGCATGTGAAGCACTTGAAACTTCAAGCACTAATTGCTGAGTAATTAAAACTTTTATTACGGGGCAATTAAAACTCTAATTACTAAGCAGCTGGCAGAAATCCAGTCCAGAATGATGACTattcatttttatctcttttagATGCCCTTTTGGTGAAAACAGCCTCAGAGCACGGAGTACCTCTACATATGCAGATGGTTTACATCTCAAATATCCCCTTGAGCCATGGGAAAAGTGTCTGTGGCATCTTGCTTCAGTGATGTCATTCTTCTTGTCATCACACTGATCGCTTTCAACTTTCAATCCGAGCACAGATTCCCACcgtggagctgagctgggagtCACCAGCTTCAGCCCAACACCACTCACCCAGAAAAGCCTCAGCTAAGGACTCACACAAAAATGAATGCCATGGTATTGATTCAGTACTGGCCCACTTGCTGAGTCACAGGTCATACCTCAGAAAGAAGCAGGGTTTGACtatcctgctcttcccaggatAACATGGCTTAGGTTAGCAGATTCAAAGGGACAAGGGTTTGGGCTGCTCTGTCCTGAGAAGGGGCTTTTTATGCATATCAGAGGCATGCCAGCCCCCGCAGCACTGACTCCCTCGTCTCATTATCTCATTCCCAAAACATATTGAAGTCTGTTACAGCTCTTAGGGATTCTACTCAGAAAGTCTTTCAGAGCTCATTTGTATTTGTCATGGTTATCTGATTTTCCTGATCTGCATTTTATTCagtccttccctttctctttcttcctgctcagtAGTCAAATCCTTCCATCATCACTTCTTCCACAGTCCTCTCCATGAATTCATGAGTTCCTCCAAGTCTGTATGAGCATTTAGAGCAAGCACTCTGATTTTCATTGTACTGACTTAACACACGTGTCAGTTAAGCACAATAGCTGAGATACAGAAAGATTCTCAGTCAGTTTCTGCATTTAGTGATTGCAAATTCCACTTGAAACTTTTTTGCTGACTTTTACTTCTTCCTGCATTTACTTCCATCTCTGACATGAGTTGTCTGGGGACATAAAGAACAGTAGAAGAGTTTAGAACTCTTCACTAATTTCTTTCCCAAGGGACTTCTCTGTAAAGCTGTCAAGCAATTGAAGATGCAAGGTGATGTGCATCACTTTATGCTGATGTTGCAGCCAATTCATTTCAATGGCAGTAGCCATGAACATCTAAGCAGCAGAGATCCCCAATTAGTATTGAGAGAGAAAGCCCAGCCCAGGGATCTCTGAAGTTGGTGGAGAGTCTCCTATCaattcattgtttttatttctcttacaaGTGTGTTAAGACATCTCCAGTGTAGATAAGGGTGTTTCTGTCGTAAGGGCTGATCAGTCACGTAACAAAAAGCTTATTATTCGGGGAGACAAGTTAGGAAACACAAGGTTTTCATTACCcttactgaaaacattttctattatATATCTTTGTACTGCCACGCTCATCCTCTTCCAAATACCCAAATCTTCAAATCTCCTTCTCCAGTGGGGCCTTGGGAGTTCTGCCTTGCTGCCCAGTCAGGGCTCAGGGCTGGTGGTGGATCAGAGAGAGCAGCATGTCTGAGCACAGCCACCCCCTGTGAGCCTCACTGCCTGGCCCTGCACGGCCTCATCCTGTGCCCTGGAGTGCACCACTGCCTCTGCCTGAAGATTTCAGGCAGCCCACACATCTCCTGCTAAAATGCCTGTCAAACTTGGTGCAAAAACCCCTCTTCTCTGCACTGCTTGCAGCAGGAGCCCATCCCATCTCCTATGGCTCTGTTGACTCAATTCCACTCTCCTTCAAGGCTACCCACGttcttaaacaaaaagaaagccatATTTGCCAACCCATTGACCTGCTTCTAACCATTTAGCTCATGCATCTTTATGGTTTAAACATAACATCACATTTGAGGCTGAAAATAGCCTCATTTTATAGATGTTTTCATCTCTCTTAAGAACTCTGCCAGAATCTTCTGCACTTCATTAGCCATGTGGTAAATATTTGTGATCCTCTCCCAGGTTTTCCCTGCAGTTTCATTGGTGAGGGTACAGATATTTagttttgctttccagttcATGCATCTGCTCGTGATTTCCCAGTTGCTTCCTGTGATGTGTTTGCTCAATAAGTACAGAGCATAGCTGCAGGAGTTCTCAGTTATCTGTGCATCATCAATGCCCTTTTCTTCCCCTATGAAAAGGTATGAAGCACAATTTGGCCCCTGTACGGACCATTGCTCCAAAGCAAGtacagctccccagggctctAGGACATGAACAGTTTAATTGGGGTTATGACtcaaaggaattattttgattGCCGTCAGAGGCATGAAAAAGAGTTATCTCATTGCTTCAGTAGGACCCCTTTTatggaggagcagaggaacaAGAAGGATTTGATTCTTCAAGGTGGATGAAAGTTTTTGCCAAAGAAAGCAAACTCAGCACTGTCCACAAAGTGATTGTATAGGCAGAAACAGTAGCCATTAGAATTAACAATATGCAAAAATGATGAGTGGTCCAGGCTGCCTGAATCTATTTTGTTGCAGTTTCTAGAAGCTGTTGTTTTGGATTTTAGGGCAAATGCCTGAAATGCTCACAAGAGGATTCTTTATTGTGTGGGTGACTgcacactggaacagattgtccagaggGGTTGCGGAGTCTCcctctgggatgaccctgcttgaacagggaggtgggaccaggtgatccactgtggtcccttccaacccattctGTGTCTGTAACTCTTTATGGGAAGCAGTGGTTTGAGCTCTCCATGACCATGCTGTGCAGAAGAGAAGAGGACATGAGTGTCAAAGGTTGCAAACACttgaaaaaagcttttgtttcatgGTTCTCTTTGATAACCTTACTTCTGAGGGCTTGCACGCAGACCAGAAGTATCTTTTATACATGAagagttttatttctgtcaaatgATGCTTTGGTGAGTTCAAGCTGAGTTACCTCATTGCTGGAGTAACAATTCACTATTCCCTATTTGCTGCCTCAGGCTAACTTGGAAATACCCTTTGAAAAACGTGTCTTTACCATTCTGCAGTGGTGCCAAAAGCATCATTTACTCCAGGGTGGGGGGATATTGACCTATGAGAGGTGTGTTGGGCAGTGAAAGTGGTAATGTAAACCACAAAAAGGGCAGTATTATTAAAGGAGTAATGtgttttatgcattttactCCTTGTCCTGCCCTTGGCTCATCCCCAGAAGGATGCATCTTCACCATCTGCAAGGTGTTTGTACTGTCCTGGGCCTGCAGCTGTACACAGGGCAGAACATGAGCTTTGGCTACATTTCCTGACTTTTGGCTCTTTTATATCAAAACTGCAATATTAGAAATGATTGAACACTTTGTCCTAGCGCAGGAGAAATTGAAAGAGTGGGGAGCCAGAGGAAGAATAAGAGGAATAAAATAAGGGAAACACACAAAATCCTAGAAAGACgagaaaaatgctgcagtgctaTAGCCTAGCATCCGAAACTTGTGCCTGGATTTGCAGTTATTCACACAAGTAGCTTCCATGACAACAAGTGCAGTGCATTACTGGGAGATTAAATCACAATGTCCCTTAGGAGAACACAGCAGCAAGattgagaaaacattttaattacaaaacaaCATGAATTAGCACATGTTGAAAAGCAGCTACTGAGAGAATTTGCCTCTTTTTACTCTCAGTTCATATCCTTGCTTTTTTAGCTCCTAAGGCTAAACTTAATTCCTGACTGTTGACTAAAAGCGGGAGTGGACATTATCATTATCTttagttactttaaaaaaatggttaaaggaaaagaaaagctttgtctCAAAAAGTTTTGTCAATAAGGATGTAAGAAGTAGATCACCCCACAAGAGTTTGCAACAGGCAATACTgttcttagaaaaaaatcagtttaaaacacttaaaattaatAGCAGATATTCAGTTCTGTAGTGCAACACATAACCAGCTTTTTTCAAAGTAAGTTAGTTTTTACTAATTTATCTCCTTTTTAAGGAACAAACACATTCTGAAAGGGTGTCTCAGCTGCATAAAACAGAACCCATTCCCACATAAACTTGTGCACTTCATAAATGACCTGAGATGTGTGAGGTTAGATTAATGTGCAACAGAGTTTCCATACAAAAAACTAGAGTGGTAATAGCCTGTCTAGCTACTAGGCACAAGTAAGAAATGTAAAGGTGTATTAGAAAGACCAAAAAGCCATTATGCTTGCAGGAATGTATATTGCTAGAGAAGAAAATGGTTCAGCTGAGCCTGTGTTTGTGAGAGGTGGAAGATATTTACATTTATGACTTAAGTGAAATGGTTTCAAAGACAT encodes:
- the FAM180A gene encoding protein FAM180A isoform X1 — protein: MLWKTLVLLLFYYSAHATVTHRWSRAMLFPAAQRFKRSSAAFLNPVLQNSLEDVVLLYEFLLAELDIDKGQRISIKDEELASLRKAAEFDTVCNEIIPKSITEIRRLSSRLASYPRVLKKEDFERTVLTMVYTAYRAAQSQGHQKDTWAESFVNLYKALKNDLMFPHNKQPS
- the FAM180A gene encoding protein FAM180A isoform X2, coding for MQSLRSMTVEEWTEKTMLFPAAQRFKRSSAAFLNPVLQNSLEDVVLLYEFLLAELDIDKGQRISIKDEELASLRKAAEFDTVCNEIIPKSITEIRRLSSRLASYPRVLKKEDFERTVLTMVYTAYRAAQSQGHQKDTWAESFVNLYKALKNDLMFPHNKQPS